In the Gemmatimonadota bacterium genome, one interval contains:
- a CDS encoding DUF3667 domain-containing protein, which translates to MSAPGSSEPVLHAGPEWATSCLNCGTRLGGVYCPSCGQQASDPNPTMRDLGAEFVGELTSFDGKLWRTLRTLFLHPGELTVAFFAGRRVSYISPVKLYLTCSLLGFLSGPLVDTVRERLGLAPVVTTVKGKRGGNGSGVHISAPDSTALDSLLKDPTASLAEKLALRAARNGTDSGKEARFADQFKENLPRLLFVLLPVFATLLAVLNRGRGYRFPRHLYVAIHLHAAFFLALALQIVLGQLPVVGGWMPMVCLAYLAWYATAMMQRVYGGSRRRAIVITSVALSTYLLIVAAALIGLVVVVALVLP; encoded by the coding sequence GACCGGAGTGGGCGACCTCGTGCCTCAATTGCGGCACGCGGCTTGGCGGGGTGTACTGTCCCTCCTGCGGCCAGCAGGCGTCGGACCCTAACCCGACGATGCGAGATCTTGGCGCGGAGTTCGTCGGCGAGCTCACCTCGTTCGATGGCAAGCTTTGGCGGACGTTGCGCACGCTCTTTCTGCACCCGGGCGAGCTGACCGTCGCCTTCTTCGCCGGGCGTCGCGTGTCGTACATCTCGCCGGTGAAGCTCTACCTCACCTGCTCGCTCCTCGGGTTCCTGTCGGGACCGCTGGTCGACACGGTGCGGGAGCGACTCGGGCTCGCCCCGGTCGTCACCACCGTGAAGGGGAAGCGTGGCGGCAATGGGAGCGGCGTGCACATCTCTGCCCCGGACAGCACCGCGCTCGACTCGTTGCTGAAAGACCCGACCGCGTCATTGGCGGAGAAGCTGGCGTTGCGCGCGGCGAGGAACGGAACCGATTCAGGCAAGGAAGCCCGCTTTGCCGATCAGTTCAAGGAGAATCTTCCGCGACTCCTCTTCGTCCTCCTTCCCGTCTTCGCCACGCTGCTGGCCGTACTCAATCGTGGCCGGGGGTATCGCTTTCCTCGACACCTCTACGTGGCCATTCACCTCCACGCCGCGTTCTTCCTCGCGCTCGCCCTTCAGATCGTGCTCGGTCAGCTCCCCGTGGTTGGGGGGTGGATGCCGATGGTGTGTCTGGCCTATCTGGCCTGGTACGCCACGGCGATGATGCAGCGCGTGTACGGCGGGTCCCGACGCCGCGCCATCGTCATCACGTCGGTCGCCCTGTCGACGTACCTCCTCATCGTCGCCGCCGCGTTGATCGGGCTCGTGGTCGTGGTGGCGCTCGTGCTGCCGTGA